TACTACCTGTTGGAATTGATCCCATTTTTAGCAATATCAACTTGttaattaatctaggacatgtccaaggaccctttaaactggctgtcattaagcctcttatcaagaAACCAACCTTGTCAAGAAAccagaccccaatgaactttgAAGCTATAGACTGATTTCAAATATCCCTTACCTGTCTAAAATACCAGAAAAAGTAGTGTCTGCTCGTTCttatagcactgaaactgcgctcgttacaATTACAAACGACCTGCTTATAGCATctgataaaggtaacatctcactcgtagtcctgcttgaccttcaatactgtagaccataaaatacttttagatcgcttacacaattataccgggattaagggacaggcactacaatgatTTAAATCTTACTCATCATACATatcagtttgtccatttaaatggggaatcgtcaaatctaacacaagtaaattatggattgcCTCAGGGatcagttttaggacccttTATTCTCCAAATACATGCtcccccttggcaacattattagaaaacatggaattagcttctttttttatacagatgatactcagctatacaggtgtgctcaaaagtttacacaccccttgcagaatctggaaaaagctgaaacatttggaagaataagaggatttttgaaaattaatgtttatttttgtcctgccctgagcaagttatttcactaaagaaatgtaaacaaaaaggtcacactaaagaataataacagaatttcaaaAAAATAGCCCAGGGCAAAGTTTACATACCTCTggttcttaatactgtatgatgttacctaaacaatcaatgacagttgtaatgtttagtcatagttgtttaagggtttcttgtttgtcatgagtcattagacttGTCCACTGATctcaaaacaatcacccaggtcctcaacaatttttgcattttcagcAATTCTGGTAATTTTACTCACATCCACTCAGTGCTGCACAAAAGTCAACATGATCAAAATGTCAGGTGGGTGTACCAAAATCACTTAAACAGAATATTTCagattataacctgcaaatGGAAGGCTGAACTGTTAACTGTACTGAATAACAGGAAGTGCCCTTTATTGTTTCCTCCTTGTGTTTCTGGattgttttattctttacatTCTGATGAATAGTAGAGGCTGTGGTTCCATTGTAAAAACATACCACATATGCACTGACCTTTTGTGACTGCCATGTATTGAATAGATTATATGTTTCATTTTCAACTCACCCCAATTTCCCCTCAATGTTGCGTaaaatgttcctttaagcaGCAGAGACTTAAGTTTTATTTACACTGAGCGCagtttgcatgtgtgttgtAAGCTTGTCATCAAACTCGATTTCTCCAGCACGCATGATGCCATCCATTGCATCTGTCACCTGCACCTCTGGCTCCAGGCCACGCCAGCTCGGCACGTGAGCAGAGAATCTACTGTATGCAACCTTCTCTATACTGTACATCTCACAATTGCCACCGggaattaacatttatatttacaaaatttacaaaaatgagaaaagctGCACCTGAATAATGATGTTACATTCACTTCCCAAAGAATATTTGCCAATGTCTATGGATGTTTTTGTGATAGATTTCGTGGTAGGAGTGTGTTATTACATGTAGTGATCCTGGAGAAACAGCACAGAGCAAAAGTAACGGCCTGATATCATTATGTTAAGTGCCGAACAAAGAGCTCCACAAAACAGGACAATTTCTAAAGGCTATTTTTAACAAATCTCTTATGCAGTATAATATGCTACATGGCTAATCCCTCATTTACCAGCAGTTTATACGACCACAGAGGTTATTCTGTGACAGAATATTCAGTAATCAAGGATTGGCACTTGTGAATTGGAAGAAGGCAAAACTTTATAGGAAATGGAAGCTTTGTCTAAAATCTTCTTCTTACTGAAAATATTGTTGATGTCTGAAATTTTATATCacagattatttaaaatataaaatattctcAAATGTTCCTATTTCTGCTTTTATCATGACTAACgctattacaaaataaatctttataagTTTAACTCCTCGCTGGACAGAAATAACCAAGCTGCACATCAACTCAAGACTCTTTATTAAATATCCTGAAAACAGCAAACATGTGAAACCAGTGGTACAGCTccataaaatgacaatattCATACTCTCCTCATAACACCACAGTTGTGATAAGGGAAGCGTTCTGGTGGAGTCTGTACAGGTTCAGAGACTTCAAGAGTGGGATATAGTATTTGTTACAATGTGAAAAGTGAAAGTTACAAACTGAACTGAACCCATTATTGTTAGAGTACCGCCAATGCTGTTAATGAACAAGCGATGTTAAATTTCACGAACATTCTAAAACtctaaataaaaacctattCTTAACTCAACATGATGCAATCAACATTACACAAAGTCCTGTGTTTAAACATAAAGACCCACTCCCATTTCTGTATTTGGCTTAActttaaagaacaaatgaaaagtCATGAacgtttaaaaagaaaaaagtctaATATCAACCAATGCACCACTTTAACCCATTTTATTAAAGGCAATTATTCACACCATTAAAATGCAGAATgacatttaagaaaagttcaTGTTATCTACTCTCACACAGTTCAGGGTTAAATGTGCGTATGCCACCCACCTAGGGTCATACATGGGTCTGTATGGACTGCGCAAGAATCAAAATAGATCAAAGGAATTTCACCTATCGCGAAAAAGCAATAGATAGTTTTTGCAGACCATAACCAAGGAACACATATTTGAAGCAGAGAATGTTAATTCTGTTTCCAAATCTAAGAgcaatgcaaatagaaactgTTCAAAATGCTTTTACTACATTTGACACAGTGAAGCGTAGTTGGAATCGTTATAAATATAGAAACCTGGGTAAACGTCCTCAGTGAAGTTTGCGTTAATGAAGGTGTAGAGGAGTTCTACTTTGTTAGAGGTGACGCTGTAGAAGCTCAAAGTGCCAGCAGGCCAGTCCAGGTACACCCCAACTTTGTTGCATCCAGTAGGAACTGGTCCGCTCCACACCTGACCATTATGCCATGCATAGAGATACTCTTGTTTTTCACCAAAATACCAGGATATTTCATTGGATCCAAGCCCACTCTCCTTGTCTTCTTTTTTCCTCTCAATTCTTATGAATGTAACTCCCACCCCAACATCATTCTTATAACCTTTACTCCACTCTACCTCCCAGTAATGACGCCCAGTCAGGCCCTTTGTGCACAGGACCTGTGGACGTGGATCAAACCTCTCTGGGAGATCAGAATTCTTCTGCCACTGTCCACATGTTGCCTTCTTGTTACCTTCAGATAGAGTGAGATAGTTGTTTGCAGTTTTGGGATCCAGCTTCAGATCACAGGCATCTGAAGGAGAGACCAAATCAGTGTTACTAGGCATCTACATGAACATGcagtataaacacatttaatagaTAAACAAGTTTGATTTAGTTCAGCTGTCAGTGTAAAGGTAAATACTTACACAAGATCAAATGTCTTCGGTCTGTTATCTTATCAGGGATGTGAGGCTGTGAGAAATCATCGGTGATCAGAATGCCATCCTTGTAATGGTAGATAGTGGCACCTTTGTATTTCTTATTTGGTATAACTGCTATAAGGAAGGTGAAACTGCTGTTTTTTCTCAGAGTGCTGGTGAAATCCCGGAAGGCTTTGGCTTTGTCTCTGATATGAACTCCCTCTGAGATGTACCATTGGTCTTCTTTTGGTAGAGTGACATTTTCATCACTTTGTAGTTCATGTGAATGCAAGTACCTGGTCATATGGTCGAGGTAGGGGTCATCACGTTCAACAGAGGTAAAAACAAAGCACAGAGCATGATCTATGCCTGGAGCAAGAATCTCTCTGTCCAACTCAGACTGATCGCGGACCATTTTTGGCTTTGTTCCTTCCATAATCGCTAAACAGGATCTGATGGCAGTgatttctgtttctcttttattcATCCAGTTGTTTAAGTTGTCTTCACTGAATGGTGACTCCAGCCTTTTGTCAAAGAGCTTTTCCAGTGAAACGTCATCTTCTTCACCTGCACGAATCAAAGGAAATTTCTTCTTCATGGTCAGTTTGAGCTCATTTTTGTAATCTTGACATTGTTTTTGGAAATTCTTCAACTTGTTGAAAATCTGAGGCACTTTCTCCACCATGTTTTCTTCCAGAGAATCACTGCATCTCATTTCTGCTTGCATTACATCTTCTACAGCCTTCTCAGCTTTCCTCACTAGTCCAATGCAGATCTCACCCTTGAGCTCGAGAACTGTGGAATCAAATTTCTTGAGGGGTGTCAGCCAGACTGTTATTGGAACAGCAGTTTGCTTTTGTTCCAGGAGGTTTGGAAGTTGTGTGTAGGTCTTTACTGCATCTTCAAATGTTGCAGGGTTGCTTTGAAGAATGAAGTCCCCATAGAATTTGCAGGAGAATTGGTCAGTCAGGGCTTTTTCCTCATCAGTCAACTTGATACTAACTTTCCCCTCGACATCAAATTTAGGAATCTTCTTTATCGCAGCCTGCATGCTGCCCTGGATGTCCTCAACGCTGCTAGAATCTAATTTCTGActgtcaaacacaaagaaagcatGGGCCCCATAAAGGATTCCAGTTACAACATGTGTTGCAGATTGCTTATCCATAATATCAGTATTTAGCATGTTCCTGGCCTCTTGATGAGTCATTGACAACTGTTCAAAGGTTGTGGTAGCTTTGTACTGAAGTGTCACTCTGCTCTGATTCTTGGATTTTTTCTGATCATTCAGATACTTGGCAGAACCTTCCACTTGAATCAATCCAGAGAGGAAACTGGCCTTCAGAGACGCGTCAACATCAAGTAAAGACGACTTGGATTCAATGGAATCAGATGCAGTAATTTCAAATTTACTGCTACACTGAGGGTGCTTAGACAAGTTTTCTTGGAGTGTTTTTTTATCCCACAGAGTAAAGC
This DNA window, taken from Triplophysa dalaica isolate WHDGS20190420 chromosome 6, ASM1584641v1, whole genome shotgun sequence, encodes the following:
- the LOC130425048 gene encoding stonustoxin subunit beta-like; translated protein: MTSNQMTVAALGRPFTLGMLYDARKDELHTGFTLWDKKTLQENLSKHPQCSSKFEITASDSIESKSSLLDVDASLKASFLSGLIQVEGSAKYLNDQKKSKNQSRVTLQYKATTTFEQLSMTHQEARNMLNTDIMDKQSATHVVTGILYGAHAFFVFDSQKLDSSSVEDIQGSMQAAIKKIPKFDVEGKVSIKLTDEEKALTDQFSCKFYGDFILQSNPATFEDAVKTYTQLPNLLEQKQTAVPITVWLTPLKKFDSTVLELKGEICIGLVRKAEKAVEDVMQAEMRCSDSLEENMVEKVPQIFNKLKNFQKQCQDYKNELKLTMKKKFPLIRAGEEDDVSLEKLFDKRLESPFSEDNLNNWMNKRETEITAIRSCLAIMEGTKPKMVRDQSELDREILAPGIDHALCFVFTSVERDDPYLDHMTRYLHSHELQSDENVTLPKEDQWYISEGVHIRDKAKAFRDFTSTLRKNSSFTFLIAVIPNKKYKGATIYHYKDGILITDDFSQPHIPDKITDRRHLILYACDLKLDPKTANNYLTLSEGNKKATCGQWQKNSDLPERFDPRPQVLCTKGLTGRHYWEVEWSKGYKNDVGVGVTFIRIERKKEDKESGLGSNEISWYFGEKQEYLYAWHNGQVWSGPVPTGCNKVGVYLDWPAGTLSFYSVTSNKVELLYTFINANFTEDVYPGFYIYNDSNYASLCQM